From the genome of Flavobacterium luteolum, one region includes:
- a CDS encoding 5-(carboxyamino)imidazole ribonucleotide synthase: MNYFSSDFKLGILGGGQLGKMLLFDTRKFDIQTYVLDPSDEAPSKIACNKFFQGDLMDYETVYNFGKQVDVLTFEIELVNLEALTQLENEGLKIYPSPKTLKGIQNKGVQKEFYAKNNIPTAPFERFENLESLKSKINDLKLPFVWKCTEFGYDGNGVKIVREVSDLDNLPNVECIAETMVPFKNELAVIVVRNPSREMKTYPVVEMEFHPEANQVEYVICPARIDDKVAEKARAIALQVSENFNHVGLLAVEMFQTQDDEILVNEVAPRPHNSGHYSIEASYTSQFENHLRAILDLPLGNTDSKVAGIMVNLVGAEGHSGNVIYENIETILGWDGVTPHIYGKKQTRPFRKMGHVTIVNENMAEARRIAQEVKNTIKVISGQ; the protein is encoded by the coding sequence ATGAATTATTTTTCTTCTGATTTTAAATTAGGAATATTAGGTGGCGGACAATTAGGCAAAATGCTTTTGTTCGACACCAGAAAATTTGACATACAAACTTACGTTCTAGATCCAAGCGACGAAGCGCCGAGTAAAATTGCCTGCAACAAATTCTTTCAAGGCGATTTAATGGACTATGAAACGGTTTATAATTTCGGAAAACAAGTCGATGTTCTAACTTTTGAAATCGAATTGGTAAACCTTGAAGCTTTAACACAATTAGAAAACGAAGGTTTAAAAATATATCCATCTCCAAAAACCTTAAAAGGAATTCAGAATAAAGGCGTTCAAAAAGAATTTTACGCTAAAAACAATATCCCAACCGCACCATTCGAAAGATTTGAAAATTTAGAAAGTCTAAAATCTAAAATCAACGATCTAAAATTACCTTTTGTATGGAAATGTACCGAATTTGGTTATGATGGAAATGGTGTGAAAATAGTTCGCGAAGTTTCAGATTTAGATAATCTTCCAAATGTAGAATGCATTGCCGAAACTATGGTTCCGTTCAAAAACGAATTGGCGGTAATTGTGGTTAGAAATCCATCAAGAGAGATGAAAACCTATCCGGTTGTCGAAATGGAATTTCATCCAGAAGCAAACCAAGTTGAATATGTAATTTGTCCAGCAAGAATCGATGATAAAGTTGCTGAAAAAGCCAGAGCGATTGCTTTACAAGTTTCAGAGAACTTTAACCACGTTGGTCTTTTGGCTGTTGAAATGTTCCAAACTCAGGACGACGAAATTTTAGTAAACGAAGTTGCTCCTCGCCCACACAATTCTGGTCATTATTCTATTGAAGCAAGTTATACTTCACAATTCGAAAATCACTTACGTGCGATTTTAGATCTTCCGTTAGGAAACACAGATAGCAAAGTTGCCGGAATTATGGTAAATTTAGTGGGTGCAGAAGGTCATTCTGGAAATGTTATTTATGAAAACATCGAAACCATTTTAGGATGGGATGGCGTTACGCCACATATCTACGGTAAAAAACAAACGCGTCCTTTCAGAAAAATGGGTCACGTGACAATCGTAAATGAAAATATGGCTGAGGCGAGAAGAATTGCACAGGAAGTGAAAAACACTATTAAAGTGATTAGTGGTCAGTAA
- the purE gene encoding 5-(carboxyamino)imidazole ribonucleotide mutase translates to MSKVAIIMGSISDMPVMQDAIDILKQFNVEVEVDIVSAHRTPEKLFDFSKNAHTRGISVIIAGAGGAAHLPGMVASMSPLPVIGVPVKSSNSIDGWDSVLSILQMPGGVPVATVALNGAKNAGILAAQIIGSHDKKVLDTIISYKEELKAAVNKAAESLNK, encoded by the coding sequence ATGAGCAAAGTAGCTATTATAATGGGAAGCATCTCCGACATGCCAGTTATGCAAGATGCAATCGACATATTAAAACAATTTAATGTAGAAGTTGAAGTAGATATCGTTTCGGCACACAGAACGCCAGAAAAATTATTCGATTTCAGTAAAAATGCGCATACTCGCGGGATTTCGGTAATTATTGCTGGAGCGGGCGGTGCGGCGCATTTACCTGGAATGGTAGCTTCAATGTCACCGCTTCCTGTAATTGGAGTTCCTGTAAAATCAAGCAATTCGATTGATGGCTGGGATTCTGTTTTATCGATTCTCCAAATGCCGGGCGGAGTTCCTGTTGCAACTGTAGCTTTGAACGGAGCAAAAAATGCCGGAATTTTAGCAGCACAAATCATCGGAAGCCACGATAAAAAAGTTTTAGACACTATTATTTCTTATAAAGAAGAATTAAAAGCTGCAGTTAATAAAGCGGCTGAAAGTCTTAATAAATAA
- a CDS encoding M3 family metallopeptidase: MSILTQYFNTRHNTAPFSQIKIEDYVPAFNEGIALAKAEIDAIVNNSDAPTFENTIVAMDFSGDILDRLSSIFFNLNSAETNDEMQKIAQEVSPLLSEFGNDIRLNADLFAKVKAVYDQKESLGLNPEQTTLLDKKYKSFSRNGANLPEDKKNQLREIDKELSKLSLQFGENVLAETNNFELHLTDEKDLSGLPEGTIEAARLLAKNQEKEGWIFTLDYPSYVPFLTYADNRELRKKMAIAFGAKAFQNNEFNNEENVLKIAKLRHERANLLGYKTHAHFVLEERMAESPEKVFSFLNDLLAKAKPAAQKEFAELTAFAKELDGIEQLEKWDGAYYSEKLKQQLFNLDDEKLKPYFQLEKVLDGAFTVAKKLYGLTFTEVFDIDKYHEEVTTYEVKDANNNLVSIFYADFFPRKGKRNGAWMTSFKSQYVKDGVNERPHISNVCNFTKPTETKPSLLTFNEVTTLFHEFGHGLHGMLADTVYPSLSGTSVYWDFVELPSQIMENWCYEPEALALFANHYETGEIIPIEYVQKIKESASFQEGLATLRQLSFGLLDMAWHGQDPNNITDLKAFETEQFANTQLYPDVKENAMSTAFSHIFQGGYSSGYYSYKWAEVLDADAFEYFHENGIFNEEIAKKFKDNVLSKGGTEHPMILYKRFRGQEPKPEALLKRAGLL; this comes from the coding sequence ATGAGCATCTTAACACAATATTTCAATACCAGACATAACACAGCACCTTTTTCGCAGATAAAAATCGAAGATTACGTTCCTGCTTTCAATGAAGGAATTGCTTTGGCTAAGGCCGAAATAGATGCAATAGTAAACAATTCAGATGCACCGACTTTTGAAAACACCATTGTCGCGATGGATTTTTCCGGTGATATTTTAGATCGTCTTTCTAGTATTTTCTTCAATTTAAATTCGGCTGAAACGAATGACGAAATGCAGAAAATTGCTCAGGAAGTTTCGCCTTTACTTTCAGAATTTGGAAATGACATTCGCTTAAATGCCGATTTATTTGCGAAAGTAAAAGCGGTTTACGATCAAAAAGAAAGTTTAGGTTTAAATCCTGAACAAACAACTTTATTAGATAAAAAATACAAAAGCTTCTCGAGAAACGGAGCCAATTTGCCAGAAGATAAGAAAAACCAATTAAGAGAAATCGACAAAGAATTATCGAAATTGAGTTTACAATTTGGCGAAAATGTTTTGGCTGAAACCAACAACTTCGAATTACATTTAACTGATGAAAAAGATTTATCAGGTTTGCCAGAAGGAACAATCGAAGCAGCTAGATTATTAGCAAAAAATCAGGAAAAAGAAGGCTGGATTTTCACTTTAGATTATCCAAGTTACGTTCCGTTTTTGACTTATGCTGACAATCGCGAATTGCGTAAAAAAATGGCAATTGCGTTTGGAGCAAAAGCATTTCAAAATAACGAATTCAACAATGAAGAAAACGTTCTGAAAATTGCGAAACTTCGTCATGAAAGAGCCAATTTATTAGGTTACAAAACGCACGCACATTTTGTTCTGGAAGAAAGAATGGCCGAAAGTCCAGAGAAAGTTTTTTCTTTCCTGAATGATTTATTAGCAAAAGCAAAACCAGCAGCTCAAAAAGAATTTGCTGAATTAACTGCTTTCGCGAAAGAACTAGACGGAATTGAGCAATTAGAAAAATGGGACGGAGCGTATTATTCTGAAAAATTAAAACAACAGCTTTTTAATTTAGATGATGAAAAGCTTAAACCATATTTTCAATTAGAAAAAGTTTTAGACGGCGCGTTTACAGTTGCCAAAAAATTATACGGCTTAACTTTTACAGAGGTTTTTGACATTGATAAATACCACGAAGAAGTTACCACTTATGAAGTAAAAGATGCAAACAACAATTTAGTTTCAATTTTCTATGCTGATTTCTTCCCAAGAAAAGGAAAAAGAAACGGCGCTTGGATGACTTCATTCAAATCACAATATGTAAAAGATGGCGTAAACGAAAGACCACATATTTCCAACGTTTGTAATTTTACAAAACCAACCGAAACAAAACCTTCATTATTAACTTTTAATGAAGTCACAACTTTATTCCACGAATTCGGGCACGGATTACACGGAATGTTGGCTGACACGGTTTATCCAAGTTTATCAGGAACTTCTGTTTACTGGGATTTTGTAGAATTACCAAGTCAGATTATGGAAAACTGGTGTTACGAGCCAGAAGCTTTGGCTTTATTTGCGAATCATTATGAAACGGGAGAAATCATTCCGATTGAGTATGTTCAAAAAATTAAAGAAAGTGCAAGTTTTCAGGAAGGTTTGGCAACTTTACGCCAATTAAGTTTTGGGTTATTAGATATGGCTTGGCATGGACAAGATCCAAATAATATCACTGACTTAAAAGCTTTCGAAACAGAACAATTCGCCAACACACAATTGTATCCAGACGTAAAAGAAAACGCGATGAGTACCGCTTTTTCACATATTTTTCAAGGTGGATATTCTTCTGGATATTACAGCTACAAATGGGCAGAAGTTTTAGATGCGGATGCTTTCGAATATTTCCATGAGAACGGAATTTTCAATGAAGAAATCGCTAAAAAATTCAAAGACAATGTACTTTCAAAAGGAGGAACAGAACACCCAATGATTTTATACAAACGCTTTAGAGGCCAAGAACCGAAACCAGAAGCTTTATTGAAAAGAGCTGGATTGTTATAA
- a CDS encoding SanA/YdcF family protein, whose amino-acid sequence MKKYFKIVLYLSIIGLIAIVSVNYYVKSSTKKNIYYSIKKFPKNDVGIIFGAGINGNQPSKYLKDRLDAGIMLWKAKRINKILLSGDNGRDEYDELTVMKNYCYNHGVDTTKIFIDYAGFDTYSTMYRAKHIFKIKKATLISQEYHLNRAIYIGNKLGIKSAGYSANKGEYLGYNYVRFREYLSTFKSFFDVLRNREPHFLGGEININGESNYSKEDKR is encoded by the coding sequence ATGAAAAAATATTTTAAAATAGTGCTTTATCTTTCAATTATCGGATTGATTGCCATTGTTTCGGTAAACTATTATGTTAAATCTTCGACTAAAAAGAACATTTATTATTCCATAAAAAAATTTCCAAAAAATGATGTCGGAATTATTTTTGGCGCAGGAATTAATGGAAATCAGCCAAGCAAATATTTAAAAGATCGTTTAGATGCAGGAATTATGCTTTGGAAAGCAAAACGTATCAATAAAATTCTGCTTTCTGGAGATAATGGTCGTGACGAATATGATGAATTGACAGTAATGAAAAATTATTGTTACAATCATGGCGTTGACACCACAAAAATTTTTATTGATTATGCAGGATTTGATACGTATTCAACAATGTATCGCGCCAAACATATTTTTAAGATTAAAAAAGCAACTTTAATTTCACAAGAATATCATTTAAATCGCGCCATTTATATTGGAAATAAATTGGGCATAAAATCAGCTGGATATTCTGCTAATAAAGGAGAATATCTTGGATATAATTATGTTCGTTTTAGAGAATATCTTTCGACTTTCAAATCCTTTTTTGATGTTTTGCGAAATCGTGAACCTCATTTTCTAGGCGGAGAAATTAATATTAATGGAGAATCTAATTATTCTAAAGAAGATAAACGATAA